GCGGACCAGTCGGCGCTCGAAAGCCAGCTTCGCAACGAGCTCTCGGCGGCGAAGGGACCGAAGCCGCCCGAGCATATCCAGGTCGTGCATGCGCTGCCGCGTGACGCGGCCGGCAAGCCGCGAACCGAGATCCTGCAGCTCGTGGCGATGAACCAGCTCGATCTCATCGAGCCCATGATGAAGAGCGATCAGGACCGCGCGTTCCTGAAGGACATTCTGGAACAGCGCAAGAACCTGCGCGACAGGTTCAATTTCGAGGCGGATTTGCCGACGAGCTAGCTGCGGCTCACGTGCAGCGCGCGCTCAGGCCGGATGCACCGAGCTTCGCCATGACTTCGTCGAGATGCGCGGCATCGCGCGTCTCGATGACGAGCTGAAGCAGCGTCGCCTTGGCCGGCAGGTCGGAGAATGTCCGCTGGTGCGAGACTTCGATGATGTTGGCGCCGGCCTCCGCCAGCAGCGCCGCCACGGCGGCGAGCTGGCCCGGCCGGTCGGGGATATCGAGCGACAATTGCGTCAAGCGCCCCTCGCGGGCAAGCTCGCGGGTCAGCACCGAGGCGATCAACCGCGTGTCGATATTGCCGCCGCTCAGGACAAGCCCGACCTTCTGGCCGGCAAAGCGCGAGGGATCGCTCATGATCGCAGCCAGCCCGGCGGCGCCCGCGCCCTCCACCACGGTCTTCTCGATCGAGATCAGGGTGGCAACGGCGCGTTCGAGTTCAGCCTCGTTCACGAGCGCAATGTCGTCGACGAGGCGGCGGACGATCTCGGTCGTGATCTTGCCCGGCGACTTCACCGCAATGCCTTCGGCCAGCGTGTCGCCGCGCGCGGGCAGGTTGCCGTCATGGATGGCGTTGTACATCGAGGGATAGAGCCAGGCCTCGACGCCGAGAATTCGTAAGCTCGGCTTGAGCGCTTTCGCCGCAATGGCGATGCCGCTGATCAGGCCGCCGCCGCCGATCGGAACGACCAGGGTATCCAGCTCCGGCACAGCCTTGAGCATCTCGAGCCCGACCGTGCCCTGCCCGGCGATGACGAGCGGATCGTCATAGGGATGGACGAAGATCATGCCGCGCGCCTCGCCGTGCGTGCGCGCGAATGCGGCAGCCTCCTCCAGGGTCGCTCCGGTGACGATCACATCGGCGCCGTGATGCCTCGTGTTCTCGATCTTCACCATCGGCGTGCCGATCGGCATCACGATGGTCGCGGGGATGCCGAGGCGCTTGGCGTGATAGGCAACGCCCTGCGCGTGGTTGCCGGCCGACATCGCGATGACGCCGCGCTGCCGCTCCTCCACCGAGAGCGCGGTCAAACGATTCAGGGCCCCGCGCTCCTTGAACGACGAGGTGAACTGGAGATTTTCGAATTTGAGCCAGAGATCGCAGCCGCAGATCGCGCTCAGCGTCCGGCTGTAATTGCAGGGCGTCTCGACGATGGCGCCGCGGACCAGGTCCGCAGCCGCGCGCACGTCGGCGAGCGTGACCGGAAGGCCGCTCAAATCGACCGCTGGATCCAGCGTGCGTTGCGAGGTGGTGTCGAGTGCTTCGGCCATAGGGCAATATAGGGCATTTGGCCTGCTACCGCGATACGGGAGCCGCTATTTGGTAAATTGCGGCGACCGCGACGCCCGCCAGAGCGTCCACAGGGTTCCTAGCCGCGACGGCGGCTGCGGCAAGAAGGGGTTGCGATCCGCGCGGGACAGGCGCGCCAGCTCGCGGCGCGCCACCGCGAGCGGCAGGAACGCAAGCCTGGCCGGCGGCGGTATCTCCGCCAGCAGCGCGGTCGCCGTCGCGATATGCTCTCGCGCCTCGCTGGCGAGCTCATCCAGCGCCGCGCGCAGCGCCGCCGTTTCCTTGGCGGCAAACACCTCCTCGAGGGTGCTGCCATGGCCTTCCAGGAGTTGCTGCGGCACGAAGAGCTGGCGATGCGCGGCATCGCGCGGCAGGCTGGCGATCACCTGCACCACGCCCTGGGCGAGACCGGCGTGACGGGCGAGATGATCGATCGCCTCCGACGGCCGCGCGCAGATCCGCGCAGCAAGCGACAACAGCGCCGAGCACGTTTCGGCCAGATACCCCTCCAGCGCGGCCATGGTCGGCATCGGGTCATTGTAGAGGTCGAACTGGTGCTCCTCGAGGAGCCGCGACAACGGCTCGATCGGAAGATCGTAGTCGCGGATCGCGATCAGGAGCTCGGCGGCGACGGGATTTCCCTCGGCGCTGCCATGGACATGACCGGCCAGCATGTCGGTCCACCATTGCAGGCGGATTTCGCCGGGCAGCGGCTGGGTCACCTGATCGCGGACACGGACGATCTCGGCATTGAAGGCATAGAGTGCGAGCAGTGCGCGGCGCTCATTGGCGGGCACGAACAAGGTCGCGGCGTAGCGCGCGAAATCGTGGGTGCGCACGAGATCGGCGCAGAAGGCAGCGTCGGCAGCCGGTGCGCCGCCGCTCATGGCACCGCAATCAGGGCCGCGGCGACCCGCCGCCGCTCGCCGATCATGATGTTGTAGGTGCGCACGGCTGGTCCGGTCTGCATCGTGTCCAGCACCACCCTCACCGCCTTCAGCGCCTGGCGCAGCTCCGGCGGCGGCAGCCAGACCCCGCTTCCGGTACCGACCAGCAGCGTATCGATGCTGTTGGCGGCGGCGAAAACCTTATCCAGCGAATAGCGGTCGATCTTGGCGGGATCGGTCACATCCCAGGCCCAGATCGCGTCGGGCAGGCACAGCAGCGAGCCGCGATGCGACATGCCGGCAAAGGCGAAGCCGCCCTTGCCATAGGCGTCGATCGGCGCCGAGCGCGGGAAATGTGGAGCGTTGGGATCGCCGGCCATGGGATTCGTCCGAATGGGCTACTGCCCTCGCAAACTCCTGCGAGGGCACGCGGTTCGGATCATGGCCGATTTTTCTTGGCCGGCGTAGCCGTATCCACGGCATCCTCGCGATGCTCGCCGACGCCGAGATAGATCAGGATTGGGGCCGCGATGAAGATCGAGGTGTAGGTGCCGACCAGCACGACGCCGAACATCATCACCGCGGTGAAGCTGTGGATGGCGTGGCCGCCGAACAGCAGCAGCGCGAGCAAGGCCAGCGTCACCGTAAAGTGGGTGATGATCGAGCGCGACAGCGTCGAGTTGATGGACTCGTTGAGGAGCTGCGGCATCGGCATCTTCTTGTAGCGCCGGAGCATTTCGCGGATACGGTCGTAGATGACGACGGTGTCGTTGAGCGAGTAGCCGAGAATCGTCAAAAGCGCCGCGATGCTGGTCAGGTCGAAATCGACCTGGCTGATCGACATGAAGCCGATCGTCAGCACGATGTCGTGCACGTTGGCGATCATGGCGCCGAGCGCGAACTGCCATTCGAAACGGAACCAGAGATAGATCAGGATCGACACGATCGCGAGCATCAGGCCGAGCATGCCGTAGGCGAGCAGCTCGCCGGAGACGCGCGGACCAACCACCTCGACGCGGCGGTACTCGACGGTATCACCGAGCGCGCCGCGCACCTTCTGCACCGCTTCCTGCTGGGCGGCATCGCCGCCCGGCTGCTCCGCGACCCGGATCAGGACGTTCTCGGGGCCGCCGAACTGCTGCAACTGGACTTCACCGAGACTCAGGGCGTCGAGCGCGGTGCGCATCGCCGCGATGTCGGCGGTGCCGGATTTGGCCTGCACTTCCAGCAGCGTGCCGCCGCGGAAGTCGATGCCGAAATTGAGGCCGTGGGTAAAGAACAGCGTGATCGCGACGATCGACAGCGCCGCCGAGATCGGGAAGCTGATGCGGCGGAAGCGCGTGAAGTCGAAATGCGTATTGTCCGGGACGATGCGCAGCGACGGCAGCAGGCCAAGGGCCGCGACCACGGTGAGGATGGCAATAAGGACGCCAAGCCCGATGAGAACGTAGTGAGTCACAATCAGGCTCCTAGATCGGCACGCTCTGCGGCCGCTTCCACCGCACCCACCAGGCCACGATCAGCCGGGTCAGCGTGAAGGCGGTGAACACCGTGGTGATGATGCCGATGCCAAGCGTCACGGCGAAGCCGCGCACCGGACCGGTACCGATATAGAACAGCACGGCAGCAGCAATGAAGGTCGTGATGTTGGAATCGAGGATGGTCGCAAGCGCCCGCTTGAAGCCGGCGTCGATCGCCGAGATCGCGTTGCGGCCGCCGCGCAGCTCCTCGCGGATGCGCTCGTAGATCAGCACGTTGGAGTCGACCGCGATGCCGACGGTGAGCACGATGCCGGCGATGCCGGGCAGCGTCAGCGTGGCGTTGAGCAGCGACAACAGGCCGAAGATCATCGCGACGTTGATCGCCACCGCGATGTTGGCGAACAGGCCGAACAACCGGTAGGTGAGCAGCATGAACACGATGACCATGATCGAGCCGACATAGGCCGCCAGCTCGCCCTTCTCGATCGAGTCCTGGCCGAGGCCCGGACCGACGGTGCGTTCCTCGATCACGGTCAAGGGCGCCGGCAGCGCGCCGGCGCGCAAGAGGATCGCGAGGTCGTTCGCCGACTGCACGGTGAAGCTGCCGGAGATCTGGCCCTGGCCGCCCGTGATCGGCTCGCGAATGACCGGCGCCGAGATCACCTCATTGTCGAGCACGATCGCAAACGGCAGGCCGACATTCTCCTGCGTGGCCTGCGCGAACTTGCGCGCGCCCGACGTATTGAACTTGAAATTGACGACCGGCTCGCCGGTGCGCTGATCGAAGCCCGGCTGCGCGTCGGTGAGGTCGCCGCCGGAGACCAGCACCTGCTTCTTCACGACATAGGGCACCTTGGGAGAGCTCGCGCTCATCAGGAGCTCGGATTCGGGCGGCAGGCTGCCCTTCTGCGCCTGGTCGGGCGGCACCGAGGCGTCGACCATGCGGAATTCCATCTTCGCGGTCTTGCCGAGCAGCTCCTTCAGGCGGGTCGGATCCTGCAGGCCCGGCACCTGGACAAGGATGCGGTCGGTGCCCTGCCGCTGGATCACCGGCTCGACGGTGCCGAGCTGGTTGACGCGGCGTTCGACGATCTGGATCGACTGCTCGATGGTCTGGCGCACGCGCTCGGTGATCGCGGCCTGCGGCACGGTCAGGCGAATCAGCCCGCCGCCGGCATCACTGACCTCCAGGCTGCGCTGGCCGTTGGAGCCGAGTAGGCCGCCGAGCGGCTGCGAAAGGTCGCGCAGCTTGGGCAGCGCGTTCTGAAGGTCGGTGTCCTTGACGCGGACCTCGACTGCATCACCCTTGGACGACAGCCCGGTGTAGCCGATCTTGGCCTCACGCAGCACGCGGCGGACGTCGTCGCGGACCTGGTCAAGCTTCTCCTTCTTGACGTAGTTGGAGTCGACTTCGAGCAGCAGATAGGAGCCGCCCTGAAGGTCGAGGCCGAGCACGAGCCGGCGCTGCGCCCAGGCGGGCCAGGTCTTGACCTGCGCTTCCGGGAAGAAGTTCGGGACCGCGCAGAGGCACACGATCAGCGCCGTCAGGATGATCCCCAGCGCCCTCCACCGCGTGAAATACAACATCGAGTGAACCTGTCAGATCAGGAGAATACGAGGCTCGAGCGAGCGATCAGCTCGCCGAGTCGTCCTTGGCGCTGTCCTTGGCCGGCTCGCCCTTGGCGCGCACGCCGGAGATCATCTGGCGCATCTGCCGCACCCGCACGCCGTCGGAAATCTCGAACTCGATCTGGTCGTCGTCGACGACCTTGGTGACCTTGCCGACGAGGCCCCCCGAGGTCACGACCGTGTCGCCGCGGCGGATGTTCTTCACGAGGTCGGCATGATCCTTCACCTTCTTCTGCTGCGGCCGCAGAATCAGGAAGTACATGATCACGAAGATCAGGGCGAACGGCAGCAGCGACATCAACATGCTGTTGGTGTCGCCGGCGCCCGCGGCCTGGGCATACGCAGGGGTAATGAACATTCGGACGATCCTCGTGAACGGGAGAAAGCCGGCATGGCCCGCTCGGGGCAGCCGGGTCGGTCAAATTTCGCGCGGACTATAGCGGCAGCGGTCCCAATTGCAACGCTGCCAGACTGACGATTTGGCCCACCTTGCGGGCGGCGCCCAGGCCCGATAAGGCTGCATTCTCAGGAACTTCGGACATGCCCAAAAAACCAAGCAAAACCGCCGCCGGGAAGGCCATCAAGACCCCTGCCCGAAAGCCCACCCGCCTCGCGGCAAAACGACCCACGGCTGAAGCCCCCGACCTCGCGCAGGACCGCATCGTGCGTGCGCTGGAGACCATTGCCGCGCACCTTGCGACCCAGCGGCCAGCGTCCGCCGCACCCTTCTCGTTCGAGCGTGCCGACGCCTTCGTCTGGCATCCGGACGGCCGCCTCTCGGCGGTGCCACGGGTCAGCCGCGTCGACCTTTTCCTGCTCAAGGGCATCGACCGGATGCGCGACATCCTGATCGAGAACACCGAGCGCTTCGCAAACGCCCTTCCCGCCAACAACGCCCTGCTCTGGGGCGCGCGCGGCATGGGCAAGTCGTCGCTGGTCAAGGCCGCGCATGCGAGCATCAATGCGGAGCGCAAGCCGGCCGACAAGTTGAAGCTGATCGAGATTCATCGCGAGGACATCGAGACGCTGCCCGCGCTGATGGAGCAATTGCGCGGCTCGTCCTTCCGCTTCATCGTGTTCTGCGACGATCTCTCCTTCGACGGCAATGATGCGTCGTACAAATCGCTGAAGGCCGTGCTCGAAGGCGGCATCGAGGGCCGGCCCGACAACGTGATCCTCTACGCCACCTCCAACCGCCGTCATTTGCTCGCGCGCGACATGATCGAGAACGAGCGCTCCACCGCGATCAACCCGGGTGAAGCGGTCGAGGAGAAGGTCTCGCTGTCGGACCGGTTCGGCCTGTGGCTGGGCTTCCACCGTTGCAGCCAGGACGAATATCTCGCCATGGTGCGCGGCTATTGCGGCCATTTCGGCATCAAGGTCGACGACGAGGCGCTGGAGCGCGAGGCGCTGGAATGGTCGACCACGCGCGGCTCACGCTCCGGCCGCGTCGCCTGGCAGTTCGTGCAGGAGCTTGCCGGACGGCTGGGCGTGAAGCTGACGGCGAAGTAGCGGTCGGATCGCAACCCACTTTCAGCTGTCTTTCCCCGAAGGCGGGGAATCAAGGGCGCGTGCGCGTTACATTTGCTGCGGACCCGATCGACGATCGAGTTCAGTCGGCGCAACGGTGCTTTCAGGCGCGGCGGGCGCGATCGCAAAGGTCAGCCAGGTATTCCAGCCCGAGTTGGATTCTGAGCGCGGTGGATTGGCGGGTGCCGAAGTGACGCCCGCCAATTCATACTGATCCATTAGTCGCTACGTCCGGCAGTCTTGGCCTGCCTGACCTGCTGTATCACCTGTTCGAGGTTGTAGCTCGCCGGGTCCTGAAGCGGCGGGTACGCGATATAGCTCTCGAGTTCCTTCAGCCAGAGCGCCTGGCCGATGGGCAGCATGTTCCAGTCATAGACGTAGGCTGTAGAGGGGGATCCGATTACGCCACCCAGGCCCATGAGTGTCTTAAATTGTGAACCGATCGAGGTCTCGAATGGGTCTCGCTTGATATTGACGACCTGGGCCCAGTGATAGGGAAGCGCTCCGGAAATAAAGCCCTCTGGGGCGTCGGAGACCATCGTGAAGTAGATCTTCCAGTTCTTGTAGCGGACCGCCGACGGATCCTTGCCCGAATAGTAGAAGAAGGTATCGCGCGCCGACTTTTCCGAACGGCCGGAAAGATATTCGGTCTGATCGACGCCATCGAGCGTGGTCTTCACGATGCCGGGATATTGGCCGGCCTCGATGCGCTTCTTCAACGCGTCTCCCTTTGCACCGCCTCCGATGTTGACAAACGTGGGCAGCCAGTCGAGTGACGCGAAGATGTCATTCTTGATGGTGCCGGGCTTGATGACCCCCGGCCAGCGAACCAGCAGCGGAGCGCGCATGCCTCCTTCCCAGGTGCTCAGCTTGCCGCCCTTGAACGGAGTGGTGCCGCCGTCAGGAAAGCTGATGGTTTCGGCGCCGTTGTCGGTCGTGAACACGACGATCGTGTTGTCGAGCTGGCCCATGTCCTCCAGCTTCTTCAGCACATAGCCGACGTTGTCATCCAGCTGCTTCATGCCGGCCTCGTTGAGGCCCCAATCCTTGCCGCCCTGCTCACCGATCATGGCCGCGTACTTGTCATTCAATACGGTCGTGATGTGCATGCGTGCAGGATTGTACCAGACAAAGAAAGGCTTGCCCGTCGTCTTCGGATCGTTGCGATCGAGGAAGTCGATGACCTTGGACGAGATTTCCTCGTCGACTCCCTTCGACCGCTCAAGCGTCAGCGGGCCCTCGTCCCTGCATGTCGTGTTCTTGCCAGTGCCGTCGGAGGACTTGCACGCCAGGATGTTGCGCGGTGGCGTCAGGCAAACCGCCGTTTTTGGATCGACCGCGCCAGCGACCTCCGGCACTCCCGGAATCGGCGTATTCTTGCATGGCGGGGCAACCGTCTGCTGGGTGGGGGACTTGTTGATGTCCGGGAAGCTCACGCCCTGCATCGCGTCGAGGTGATACAAATAGCCCCAGTATTCCTGGAATCCGTGCGCGGTCGGCAGCGCGTCGGTGTGATCGCCGAGATGGTTCTTGCCGAACTCGCCGGTGTTGTAGCCGAGATCAAGCAGGAACCTAGCGAGCGCCGGGGTGCCGGGCCGCAGATAGGACGGGCTGCCCGGAAGTTGCGGAGGAATCATGCCGGTGCGCAGCGGATGCATGCCGGTGAAGAAGGCGTTGCGGCCAGCGGTGCAGCTCTGCTCGGCATAGTAGTGCGTGAATATAGCGCCTTCATTGCCGATGCGATCGATGTTGGGCGTCTCGCCGACCATCAGGCCGCGATGGTAGATGCTCGGCTGGTAGAGGCCGATGTCGTCACCCATGATGAAGAGGATATTGGGCTTCTGTGGCGGTTGCTGTGCGGTTGCAGGCGTGCTGGCCGGCCCGGACAGCGACATCAACATCGTCGCGCCAAGCAACGAGGCACAGGACCGCTTGTGCAAACCAGGCGTCATGCGTTGCTTGTCGGGCAATATGGAACTCAACATGGTTACGCCTCCTGTCTATGATGCGTCGGAGGCTCCTCGCCTGACGCACCGAAAGCCGAGATGACTCGTGGAAGTATCGACTGGCTCCGCATGCCGCGCAGCCGGCCGGTAGCGTCGGCAGTAGTTCGGCGCGCACAAATGCGAGCCGCCTTTGATGACCTTGCGTGGAATCTTGACGTTGGTCGTTCTTGGGTCGTAGCTATCGACTTCGCGGCCGCCGCGCGGATTCTCGGGAATGCAGCAGGCCTTTGGAGCGTCAGCTTCGTGCCGAGGCGAATACCAGTCTGACGTCCATTCCCAGACGTTGCCGATCATATCGTGCAGCCCGTATCCGTTCGGCGGAAATGCGGTGACCGGCGATGTCCGTTCGAATCCGTCGTCCCTGGTGTTTTGGCGCGGAAATTCGCCCTGCCAGGTGTTGGCCATGTGACGGCCCTCGGGCACAAATTCATCTCCCCATGCGAACTCGGCGCCGTCCAGGCCGCCGCGCGCCGCAAATTCCCATTCCGCTTCGGTCGGCAAATCCTTGCCAGCCCATTTTGCGTAGGCAACCACATCACTGAAGGCCACATGCACGACGGGATGATCGTCCAGCCCACGGATATCGCTGCCCGGCCCGTTGGGATGCCGCCAGTCCGCGCCTTTGGCGAAGGTCCACCACTGGCTGAAGTCCCGGAGATTGACCGGATAGGCGGGCGGCGAGAACAACAGGGAGCCCGCATAGACCATGTGCGGGAGCATTCCGGGATAGTCCTTTGGATCGGGCGTGATCTCGGCAACGGTGACGTGGCCGGTAGCCTTGGCGAACGCCTTGAATTGCCGGTTCGTCACTGGATGGCAATCCATCCAGAACGCATCCACCGTGACGCGGTGGACCGGCGCTTCCTCCGGATAGTGCCGATCCGAACCCATGCGAAACGTGCCGCCCGGCACGTACAGCATCCCCTCACCTGCTGGATGCTGGAACGATTGTCCGTAATCACGCGACGATTTCGTATCAGCCAGTTTCATGCCGACCTCCGGACCCGTGCGTCATTGGCCTGCGCTGCTACGGACACGGAACGCCAGACTTCCCAGTTGATCTAGATCAATGGGGCCTGGTCGGGTCATTCACGATCGCGCTGGATCGCCAGCAAGCCCTGCCATGTCCGCTGCCCTTCGAAACCGAAGCAGATTCAGAACATTAGGACATCGCACCGGCAACCATCGGCTACTTTGCATGAGTTGTTTTTCGATAATTTTGATTGTCCGATCACAAAAGCCTCAGGCCGAACCCGATCTCATTCCTATTAGCGGCCCCGCGACCAACGCGATCCAGGCTCCGACACCGGAACCTCGAATCGTACGCGACGAACTCAGCGATTTTGATGGATCGGGATTCAGCGAGCTTGCCGGAAAGAAGGAGCAAGCACAAACATTCCGCCGGAGCGAAATCGCATGAACACGATCTGCCTCCGGCATTCCGTCACATTTTTGTTAATCAGAATTCGGCTTGTGCTGATCTACACCACGGTCCACGGCAGCTTCTCGGCTTAGCGACTGCTAGATACTGGATCGTCCGCCCAAGTGCGCAATTGCGCACAAGGCGGACGATGACAGCGTGTTTGTGGTGGTTGCGTGCCCTACTTCGGGAAGCGTTCGCCTCACGCCCCGTTCAGGAATTGAAGCGGGTCAACCGGGTTTGATCCTTTGCGGATCTCGAAGTGGAGCTGCGGCGACGCCACCTCCCCGGATTGCC
This region of Bradyrhizobium sp. CCGUVB1N3 genomic DNA includes:
- a CDS encoding arylsulfatase; the encoded protein is MSLSGPASTPATAQQPPQKPNILFIMGDDIGLYQPSIYHRGLMVGETPNIDRIGNEGAIFTHYYAEQSCTAGRNAFFTGMHPLRTGMIPPQLPGSPSYLRPGTPALARFLLDLGYNTGEFGKNHLGDHTDALPTAHGFQEYWGYLYHLDAMQGVSFPDINKSPTQQTVAPPCKNTPIPGVPEVAGAVDPKTAVCLTPPRNILACKSSDGTGKNTTCRDEGPLTLERSKGVDEEISSKVIDFLDRNDPKTTGKPFFVWYNPARMHITTVLNDKYAAMIGEQGGKDWGLNEAGMKQLDDNVGYVLKKLEDMGQLDNTIVVFTTDNGAETISFPDGGTTPFKGGKLSTWEGGMRAPLLVRWPGVIKPGTIKNDIFASLDWLPTFVNIGGGAKGDALKKRIEAGQYPGIVKTTLDGVDQTEYLSGRSEKSARDTFFYYSGKDPSAVRYKNWKIYFTMVSDAPEGFISGALPYHWAQVVNIKRDPFETSIGSQFKTLMGLGGVIGSPSTAYVYDWNMLPIGQALWLKELESYIAYPPLQDPASYNLEQVIQQVRQAKTAGRSD
- a CDS encoding Mth938-like domain-containing protein, producing the protein MAGDPNAPHFPRSAPIDAYGKGGFAFAGMSHRGSLLCLPDAIWAWDVTDPAKIDRYSLDKVFAAANSIDTLLVGTGSGVWLPPPELRQALKAVRVVLDTMQTGPAVRTYNIMIGERRRVAAALIAVP
- a CDS encoding formylglycine-generating enzyme family protein, yielding MKLADTKSSRDYGQSFQHPAGEGMLYVPGGTFRMGSDRHYPEEAPVHRVTVDAFWMDCHPVTNRQFKAFAKATGHVTVAEITPDPKDYPGMLPHMVYAGSLLFSPPAYPVNLRDFSQWWTFAKGADWRHPNGPGSDIRGLDDHPVVHVAFSDVVAYAKWAGKDLPTEAEWEFAARGGLDGAEFAWGDEFVPEGRHMANTWQGEFPRQNTRDDGFERTSPVTAFPPNGYGLHDMIGNVWEWTSDWYSPRHEADAPKACCIPENPRGGREVDSYDPRTTNVKIPRKVIKGGSHLCAPNYCRRYRPAARHAEPVDTSTSHLGFRCVRRGASDAS
- the secD gene encoding protein translocase subunit SecD, which codes for MLYFTRWRALGIILTALIVCLCAVPNFFPEAQVKTWPAWAQRRLVLGLDLQGGSYLLLEVDSNYVKKEKLDQVRDDVRRVLREAKIGYTGLSSKGDAVEVRVKDTDLQNALPKLRDLSQPLGGLLGSNGQRSLEVSDAGGGLIRLTVPQAAITERVRQTIEQSIQIVERRVNQLGTVEPVIQRQGTDRILVQVPGLQDPTRLKELLGKTAKMEFRMVDASVPPDQAQKGSLPPESELLMSASSPKVPYVVKKQVLVSGGDLTDAQPGFDQRTGEPVVNFKFNTSGARKFAQATQENVGLPFAIVLDNEVISAPVIREPITGGQGQISGSFTVQSANDLAILLRAGALPAPLTVIEERTVGPGLGQDSIEKGELAAYVGSIMVIVFMLLTYRLFGLFANIAVAINVAMIFGLLSLLNATLTLPGIAGIVLTVGIAVDSNVLIYERIREELRGGRNAISAIDAGFKRALATILDSNITTFIAAAVLFYIGTGPVRGFAVTLGIGIITTVFTAFTLTRLIVAWWVRWKRPQSVPI
- the secF gene encoding protein translocase subunit SecF, translated to MTHYVLIGLGVLIAILTVVAALGLLPSLRIVPDNTHFDFTRFRRISFPISAALSIVAITLFFTHGLNFGIDFRGGTLLEVQAKSGTADIAAMRTALDALSLGEVQLQQFGGPENVLIRVAEQPGGDAAQQEAVQKVRGALGDTVEYRRVEVVGPRVSGELLAYGMLGLMLAIVSILIYLWFRFEWQFALGAMIANVHDIVLTIGFMSISQVDFDLTSIAALLTILGYSLNDTVVIYDRIREMLRRYKKMPMPQLLNESINSTLSRSIITHFTVTLALLALLLFGGHAIHSFTAVMMFGVVLVGTYTSIFIAAPILIYLGVGEHREDAVDTATPAKKNRP
- a CDS encoding ATP-binding protein, with the translated sequence MPKKPSKTAAGKAIKTPARKPTRLAAKRPTAEAPDLAQDRIVRALETIAAHLATQRPASAAPFSFERADAFVWHPDGRLSAVPRVSRVDLFLLKGIDRMRDILIENTERFANALPANNALLWGARGMGKSSLVKAAHASINAERKPADKLKLIEIHREDIETLPALMEQLRGSSFRFIVFCDDLSFDGNDASYKSLKAVLEGGIEGRPDNVILYATSNRRHLLARDMIENERSTAINPGEAVEEKVSLSDRFGLWLGFHRCSQDEYLAMVRGYCGHFGIKVDDEALEREALEWSTTRGSRSGRVAWQFVQELAGRLGVKLTAK
- the yajC gene encoding preprotein translocase subunit YajC, with protein sequence MFITPAYAQAAGAGDTNSMLMSLLPFALIFVIMYFLILRPQQKKVKDHADLVKNIRRGDTVVTSGGLVGKVTKVVDDDQIEFEISDGVRVRQMRQMISGVRAKGEPAKDSAKDDSAS
- a CDS encoding threonine ammonia-lyase; its protein translation is MAEALDTTSQRTLDPAVDLSGLPVTLADVRAAADLVRGAIVETPCNYSRTLSAICGCDLWLKFENLQFTSSFKERGALNRLTALSVEERQRGVIAMSAGNHAQGVAYHAKRLGIPATIVMPIGTPMVKIENTRHHGADVIVTGATLEEAAAFARTHGEARGMIFVHPYDDPLVIAGQGTVGLEMLKAVPELDTLVVPIGGGGLISGIAIAAKALKPSLRILGVEAWLYPSMYNAIHDGNLPARGDTLAEGIAVKSPGKITTEIVRRLVDDIALVNEAELERAVATLISIEKTVVEGAGAAGLAAIMSDPSRFAGQKVGLVLSGGNIDTRLIASVLTRELAREGRLTQLSLDIPDRPGQLAAVAALLAEAGANIIEVSHQRTFSDLPAKATLLQLVIETRDAAHLDEVMAKLGASGLSARCT
- a CDS encoding phytoene/squalene synthase family protein, which translates into the protein MSGGAPAADAAFCADLVRTHDFARYAATLFVPANERRALLALYAFNAEIVRVRDQVTQPLPGEIRLQWWTDMLAGHVHGSAEGNPVAAELLIAIRDYDLPIEPLSRLLEEHQFDLYNDPMPTMAALEGYLAETCSALLSLAARICARPSEAIDHLARHAGLAQGVVQVIASLPRDAAHRQLFVPQQLLEGHGSTLEEVFAAKETAALRAALDELASEAREHIATATALLAEIPPPARLAFLPLAVARRELARLSRADRNPFLPQPPSRLGTLWTLWRASRSPQFTK